A single genomic interval of Spinacia oleracea cultivar Varoflay chromosome 6, BTI_SOV_V1, whole genome shotgun sequence harbors:
- the LOC110802106 gene encoding 16 kDa phloem protein 2, producing the protein MAQGTLEVVLVNAKGLENADFLNKMDPYVILNYGGQKHKSKIASGQGSEPEWNEAFTFDVNYSGGAHLTLKIVDSDFGKEDDCVGEATIPLEPVLSEGKVPITSYNVVKDQEFCGQIKLELSFTHKAHTDHRHDVEAQEESYGGWGESHLTGREK; encoded by the exons ATGGCTCAAGGAACACTTGAAGTTGTTCTTGTCAATGCCAAAGGTCTTGAAAATGCCGATTTTCTCA ATAAAATGGATCCTTACGTGATCCTGAATTACGGTGGCCAGAAACATAAAAGTAAAATTGCATCAG GACAAGGATCTGAGCCAGAATGGAACGAAGCTTTTACGTTCGACGTGAATTATTCCGGGGGTGCTCATCTTACCCTAAAAATTGTGGACAGTGATTTTGGTAAAGAAGATGATTGTGTTGGAGAAGCTAC TATACCACTAGAACCAGTATTATCTGAAGGGAAGGTTCCAATAACATCATACAATGTCGTTAAGGATCAAGAGTTTTGTGGACAGATCAAACTCGAACTCTCCTTTACCCACAAG GCTCACACTGATCACCGCCACGACGTGGAAGCGCAAGAAGAAAGCTATGGTGGATGGGGAGAGTCTCATCTGACTGGCCGGGAAAAGTAA